The Coccinella septempunctata chromosome 6, icCocSept1.1, whole genome shotgun sequence genome segment CTTCATTAATTATAAGTTGAGATGTTCTGAGAATATGATCAATTTTATTCTCAGGACATCCAAACGTACAGTGCTAGTGTGTGCTTGTTTCTGCAGTTTAATTTTGGTTGCAGGAGAGGCTTGAAtataaaacaaataaataattttgttataaaaataattattaatttaagACATACTTATTCATATATGGACCATGTATATGATTTTTCGAAATACTTATTACAATTGGAAATTCTAGCTTCCCtcaaatgaaatttcatttaattgaatattttggTCAATGATGAGGGGgctttatttaaattttttcaattccctAGAGAAATAGCTAGTTGAATGTTATAGATCAAGCATATTGAGATATCAGCTTAGAATGAATCAATGGTGTTACATAACTTCCAGTGGGTTcataaaatatttgttttctgataTCAAGAGATGAGTATTTGCTTTTccaattattttgaaaaaaatatattatttatttattcagttaCTATATTTTAACATAAATGCTTATCTGTGAAGAATTATAGATAAAAATTCATAGGATATCTCACCAGAATGAATAAAACATATAGTCATTAGCATGCTGAGATTTTGAAATTCACTAATTATTTTTGATTGTagcatttttatattttttcagtctaattacaaaaaatatttatcgaaattatAATTTCATGATAAATTCTTATTATCTTTGAAATATAGGTACCCATCCCCCTTATCATGGGgtgtttaaattttttcacGTTCTTCAAGATTATTGATATCATTTTTTGTATTCACAGACATCAAGACCATTTAAATCCTATCTAGtaatttgaaatgtttttctgattttttggGATACTTAATGGTTATATTCCCCTTTTTACTTGTCCCCATATTCTTTGAATATTAGGATCCTCAGCTTTGAAATCCACCGATTATCAATGGTTAACTTGGTATTCTTGTTATCAATCATTTTTTTGGAAttgattattcaaaaaaaattgcagaaagTTTTCATTATTGGCTTTTCCCATATTTTCTATAATATAACTGTTGTAGTCACAACCTGGTGCAGTCACTCAGGCAGTGATTGACGCCATTGACATAGGATATAGGCATATAGATTGTGCTCACATTTACGGAAATGAAAAAGAAGTTGGTCTCGGTCTAAAGAACCGAATCGATGCTGGTGTTATAAAACGTGAAGATGTATTCATTACCAGCAAACTCTGGAACAATTCTCACAGGGCAGATTGTGTGGAACCAGCTTTGAAGAAGACTCTGAGCAACTTGGGATTAGAATACTTGGATCTGTACTTGATCCATTGGCCTTTTGGACACAAAGTGAGAataaaatttgtaatttttcaaaagaactgTTTGAGATTCTTATTTTTTTAAAGGAAGATGGTGATGAATGGCCAAGGGATGCTGATGGCAAACTGTTATTCAGTGATGTGGACTATGTTGAAACATGGAAAGCCATGGAGGCAGTCAATAAAAAAGGTCTCACTAAATCTATTGGCGTATCGAATTTCAACGAAGACCAATTGAACCGTCTGTTAGAATCTACTTCTGTTGTTCCACAAACAAATCAGGTGCATATTATCTTATTGTCTAAAGTTAACAATACGAAGCTGAATTCATTTTAGATGGAATGCCATCCATATCTCAATCAGAAGAAGCTGTCTGCATTCTGTAAATCAAAGGGAATAACCATTACCGCGTACAGTCCTTTGGGATCTCCTGATCGCCCTTGGGCCAAACCCGAGGAACCCCTTCTCTTGGACGATCCAAAAATCAGAGAAATTGCCGACAAATATAATAAGACCCCTGCTCAAATTGTGTTGAGATACCAAATTCAGCAAGGGCATATTGTCATTCCCAAATCTGTAACCAAATCCAGAATTCGGGAAAATTTCGGTGTTTGGGACTTCCAATTGAAGGACGAGGACTTGAAATTGATCGACACATTCGATTGTAATGGAAGAATCTGCCCATTCGAAGAGTAagtcttttaatttattgtatttaacttatttatattcaaaatttgGAGAAAACCTTTTTCGATAATGTTGATTGAGCATTTACTCTCAGAAGCAGGAATTTAAATTATATAATGTAATGGTCTATTAAAATTTGTGTATACATATTATATTAAtggaaaattataattttaatggACCATACaattttaatcctccattaAATGGGGTATATACACAAATTTTAATGGAACATTAAATTATATAATTTAGATTCCTGCTTCTGGGTGTAAGTTTTCGTTCTCGAAACTGATTATTATCTGAGATTGCTTAGTTTATCTCATGTACATCATGGTTTTCCtctcaataatattttttttcagggcTAAAGGACACAAGTATTACCCATTCTGAGTTACAAGAAACATGAGCTGTGCAAAACGTTTTTATTAAAGTTTTAACATGTATTCTCTTTATGTTATTCTATCTGTTTGTTTGGTGATAAATATAAATTGCAAATTATTTTAGTTTGTCATTAACTTCATACTACAGATTCAAACATTGTTGAATTCAAACTCAGTCCCATAAAACCAACACTCAAATATTCCATTTTCTTCacacagataattggaaaattatgcactcaaattatttcagaatatcTTTCAACACACGAAAACCTATGTGTGAATATAGTTGAAAAaagttgatgaaaattcaataagTTTTGTTATGTAAGTATTAAACATACACATTACTATATGACCATCACAgcaaaatatcgatatttttgaaattgaaatatgcTTGACTTACCCAGTTTCGTTCCCCTTCTGAAGTTTAAGTTCATGAAAACAGTTCAAATCAACAATATTACAACTTTATCATTAATATGAATTGCGTTGGTGAACTTATATATGTGAAATgtacaaacacaatatacaaattaaatttcaaaatacaagtTGTCATTCTAAAATAACTAATCCTTGTAGTATATCCACTGTCCGAATGAAAACTGTAGTCTTCACGATATGAAATGTACAATTATTTCAGACTTCTTCTATTTGGTTCACTTGCAGTTGGAGGCGGAGGAGGACCTCTTCTGTCTAGTTCTTCCAGGTAATTCAATATTAACTGGGTTCTTTCTTCAGGAATGTGATCGAGAACGAGATACCTCTTATCATTCATTAGGATATCCTCAATTTCCTGCATATGTCCTTGATTTTCTCTCAAAGTTTGCAAGGATTTATGAGTTATTAGTTTGGTTtcctaaaataaaaataccttcAGTTACATCTTATATTCATCCCCCGACAGAAAAAGAAAACGTAAAGTATAATTCAAATGGTATTATGTTTCTTCAGATACTTACTTGCAGAAGTTCTTTAAAATGTGCCTTAGCTGTGACAAGTTTATCTTTAAGATAATCTTTATATTCTCTCTCacactgaaataaaaaaaaagtttaatgtTTGCAATTGTCTCAAATACCAAAGGCTTACTCTTTCACTTGAAGCAAATTTAGAATATCTTGGATCGTCCctgattttcttttttatttctttccaTGTACTGGTTAATGTGAGATCTGGAGTTTCGTCGAGTAGTTCACGGAACTTTTCCCGTTTCTTCTTCAGTAGTTGATCGATATGTTCGTTGAATAACTTCTCTTTTTCCTCGCGTCCCAAGGAGTCTGCTAGGTCCCATCTGTGGTCTTTTCGGAGAATACGTTTCACTTCTCTCCAGCTGAGTTCGGGGTCCCTCACCAAATCTGCTAACAAGGCATTGAAATGCTGCAAGGAGAAACATTagtgaaaattataaaatcgcATCAATGTGCCACACTTACCTGGATTGCTTCTTCTCTTTTGTGATGCTCGCGTTCCTTATCTCTGTCCCTCATATGGTTGGCGAGGGTGCGCTGAACTTCTTTTTCTCTCTCCCTCAAACTAGCCTCTACTCGAGCTTGCTTGTCTTTGTCCTTCTCTTTTTCTGAATCCTCTACTTCAATAGATTCGTGCTCTTCGATTTTTACGTCATCAGTTACGTCTTTGTCTTTTTTATGTTTATCTTTGTCTTTTCCCTTATCTTCTTTGTCCTTATGGCGATCTTTTTCGCGTTCCTTATCTTTATCTTTCTTCTTGTGCTTCTCTTTTTCACGCTTATGTTCCCTATCCTTTTCTTTGGCTTTCTTCTTCTCTTCTTTCAGCATTTTGCAATATTCTCTGAACCAGTCTTCTCTTTGCCCACTTGATTCAACAGCCTTATAACGGGCATCGCTGTCAAGTTTTCTCTTGACATCGCCCCAATACGAATGGcgatcgatgtcagagtgttcTCTGAGCAACACAAAGAAGTCCTTTTTGACCTGTAAATATAAAATCATATTCAATAGGATATTTGAAGCTGTTTTTCTTTATTGATATAGGAGTTTTATTGAAAAGATAAATGCTGAAATAATTAATTTATtggctgaaaaaaaaattattcctgaAAAGTATTTagaagaaatttattgaattaaGTTGTCTGGCTGTATCGGTACACACtgaaaggaaaaaataatataaattgcATCCTGTGAATACTAAATCGCACAGACTTCAAATCTATTAGTTATAGGGGAACACACTCATCTGAGTTATTGAGGGATTTAAGCACAATGAATGACAAAAACAATGGATCCTGCAAATTGTTGTTAAATTTCATTTCAGTATTCAATATCTTGGAAATCTTCAAAGACAATAATCAATGAATTGTGGATTCTTTTCAATCAAGCTAAGAAATTTGTAGTTGTTCAAAAATCTCTGGTAATAATACGTCACAAttcatggaaaaattgaaagtaTCCACAATTTGCCTGTAAATTCCATCTGAAAAACTCAATAATTAAATCGGAAATGTAGTTGGAGACCAAGAATCCCTTCACCTGCAATATTAGAGAAGGAACTTATCGGAGAAAACAAAAAGATGAAAAGACTTACAATCTACACAACACACTGAGTGTTGGTACTAAGGAATTGTAATATCAAAGCTTAATACAAACAGTTTGAGTGTATGTTCAGTACCGTTATATTAAACAAAGAGCCAGATGCCTAGATGAGGAGTAAGCACGACAATGACAGCAAACTCGCATGGTATGTGGAAAAGGCCTCGGACTTGGGTCTAACCTTGATCCAGACGCAGTAGTAGTATCGAAGCTAAATAAGAGACTGATAATTTACTTTTTGGTTTTTGCAAGGAAGACGTACATTCACAAAAGTAGTTGGAGTCTGAGATTACATCTCATCTCCAGAAATTATAGATTTTTTATAAATATCATCCCCAAGTAAACAGCCACTGAACTAACAGGATAAgttgataaaaataataataaaggtaATTAAAAATACATACTTCATCTTGATTTAAAATTTTAGCAATGTAACCTGTATGTTAGTTCAGTGGTATTTCTTAACAGTAATAATTGTTTGGATGTAAACACGCATTCTTTGAGTTACCCAATaagatttttttataataattattgcGAAAGAGATTTCATAAGGCTATTTTATTTGATGATGCATATGATAGTATATATATATTGGATAACTAAAAAAATGTACGTAAACTTTTCATATTGTACCTGTAAAGTTATATTGGTTTATTGATTCAGTAGTTTCACATGTAGTATTATCACTTGGTTTGGTCAGTATTCATGAACAAAATCTGCCAACTGTGTGAGTTTCCCATTTTTTTCTAACTTTTAAATTTTGTAGATCGACTTGAGATttaatattaatttctttctattgatTGTTTCATATGACAAACATTGTTTTCCAGAAGTAAAAATGAAGGGTATTTTAGAGGAAAGCTGTTCTGAATCAATATAACCAATTAAAAAATCTTGAAATGAGAACCCTTGGGCACAAGTCAATGACACATCTTGGTATATTCTATGTTGGCGCAGAAGAAGTTCCCCATGTTGAAATTTCCATGAATTaaatcatattttcaaaatgattttaTGCCAATTTCAAGCAGAGTAAATGAATATGAAAGCAGGAAATTATGACATATCCTGCTTTCATCACTTAATTATAGGATTTATTGGATAATTTCCATCATTCTGAATTATCCAACTAATTTACAAGATCTAGCAAGAAAATAAAGCAAtatctatatcttcttgatcgaatGCTGATAAATACCTGTCAGAAAGAATAGCCTACAGCTGAAAAGCatctcatatttttttattatttcacatacaaaaaatatattgCAAGTCGACGAATATCTTCCCTGGCTAAAGTTTTCCTTTTTGACAAACGATGAACGGAATTACATATTTCGAACAAAAAATAAACGAAAATGAGCATCGCATCTttaaagttttgtttttgatcCCTATGGATATGAGCATTTTTTAAAGGGAACGTAGCTTGAAGAGTGCACTAAGGTCACAGGTGTATCTATTGATAAAAATTTCAGCCCATATGGCAGATCTACCAGTTAACTAGTTCAACTAGTCCAAACTTATCTGGCAAATGAAAGTGTCTAATGTGACAAATTTGTCCTGAAACTGGAAATATTCCTTTCTAAAGATGGCTGGTGAACGCTTCTGAACTATTagatgaaataattcaaaatgatgCAAATAATCTATTGAATCCTACAATAATTTCTCcataatcaataatttcatttttttatcatgtttaaataaatatattacAGAAATTCTTtgactttattttattttaacaaATTATCCTTTTGCATCTCTAAAATGGATTGAAATTGTGAGGGCTTATATATCTGTactatttttcaatgaattctcTGTAATCTTTGAATCACCAATAAAATTTCCCTAGAGTATATGAGAAGGGTCcttacctgctctctcttttgATTTTTCTCTTCTTTCTCTCTTTTCCTCACTTCAATTAGGTATTCGTTGAACAGGCTTTCTCGTTCCCTCATCTTTTCAACACCTTTGAAACGTTCTTCTTTGGCATATTTTTGAGCAAAATCACTGAATGAGGACctaagaaaataaaataataaataacccAAGTTAGTTCGCTTCTTAATAAACAGTAACTCACTTTCCATGCAGGTGACTTTCCTGAAGCAGCCTTCGGTAGGCCTCTTTCTTCTCCCGAAGTTTATTCCTCTTCTCCCTTCTTTCCTCTTCAGCTCTCTCTTTGACATACTTTTCGAATACTTGCTTCCTCTCTTTTGAGGTGAGCAGAAGGTACCTAGAGTCAAATACAATTTTGTGCAACTCTTTTTCCCAAGTGCTGAAAGCAGAAACCTGCTTTTCTGAGAGCATTTCTTTGAACAACTTCATTCGGGTTTCTAAAGGAATCACTGCTCTTTCTTTGGCAGCCCTAACCTCAGCTTCAATCGCCGCTTCCTTACCTATGTCGATTTTCTTCCCGGGTGGCTGGGCGGTGCCATTAACTTCTTGTACATCTGAAAGTAAGCCCCATCATCAACTCTGAAGAAACTGGACGAGTCTAATACCAACAAGATTAaaagtacgaggatatattgaaaaattcttagcctactatagaaccaaacaaaatttcaatgtcaaaatattttactactcaacatattctcctcttaaacggatacatttattacagcgaacctgcaacatctctacAACTCtagaatgtttcttcttgctctgcaaaccagacctccacagctcttattacttccttgttggaagaaaatttacgaccttttataattttttcagttgaggaaagagatgatagtcgaaatgatccaaatctggtgaataaggggggtgttctagtaattcaaaccctaaatcacgaattttttgcatggtataatgagatttgtgtgcaggggcgttgtcctgcaaaaacaaaacacctttggatagctttccgcgtgtctctggttattgttctacccttatccaaaaaatcaatcatgattattccatggcaatcccaaaaaactgaagcaagaacttttccagcagatttttggacacgaaacttcttaggtcttggagaaccagagtgtcgccattccatcgattgttgctttgtttctggatcgtagaaatgtacccaagtctcatccatagtaacaattcggtttaagaagtctacatcgttttcaaatcgagcacagatcgaacacgatgcttctacccttgcacgcttttggtcaatattcaaacatttggggatccattttgcaggaatttttctcatgtccaaattgacgtgaactatatgatgaacgagttcgtatgaaatattcagtgcttcagatatccgttttagaccaattcgacggtctgataaaatcatgtcatgaactgcatcgatattttcggggacacagaaactggcttttcCGATTGGTCATAATTtctaatggaaaatttacctcttttgaagcttgcagtccaatttttcacggtcgcatacgaaggtcattgatcaccaaggaaaTTAAGCATATCTTGGTAAACCTGCTTACCTCtttacccttttaaatacaggtacttgatgatggcttgatactcaaatttttcgattttcacaatttcggtggacatcttctttctttgaatttatagggtactctaatgatttgtcaaaatcagctgattgttcgttaccgtggggcacacaaagctttttattatcactataaagaggcatttctgagaaagttatagaTTTATCACTCTAATATAACGtcaggaagaacattttttccaaaaacatgcacaaatcACAATACTCAACCAAAACAGCAtgtgaatcaatggagggaaaagcttgtgtgccccacggcaacgaacgcttagctgattttgacaaatcgttagagttccctattgcgtaactctggtttacttttttgatctcaaacttcacactgacacttcaaaTGAGTAATTGTTccttgctatggtaacgcaatttttttttcatgcatggaactggtctaggctaactagatatcaatacatcctcgtaggtcTACCTTCGAAGTGGATCAGACGATTTTGAATTATAATACACTAGAAACGACCCTGAGGACTTACAATCGCCACAAATAAATGCTTCATAAGTTCAAGATAACTCTTCTGAAATacccaaaatattttgtttcaccCGATTTACTAAAAACCGAAATAAGGAAAATGGTCCTGCGAGAGCTTGTTCAACTGTtgtgatttttctttttttcaaattatttccacTAAACTTAGTATATGCGAATTTTTTAAAATCTGCAATAAATCTATAGGGTGTCCTATTCGAATAAAAGTTTGAAATATTTCCAGTGAAACcaagaaaaaaaatggtaaaagataAATATGGCATGAAAAACTTATGTCTCATTGTACTTATCGCgcaaattttcataattattgatcatttaaaaaaaaaataatgttgaTTTTAAATTCCCAACATACCTGGTGACTCGTCCAGCTTCTTCCTCTTAGGAACATTTTCTTCCTCTTGTTCACTATCGCTCTCATCCGATTCTCTCTTAGTTTTACCGGGGCTCTTCACGTCTACTTTGTTGGTAGCGGTGTTAGCGCCAGTCAAGATATCTGGAGGCTCTGATACCATTTTATCCACATCTGTTCTCTTAAGAAGTTCCTCCGGTCTTTCCCAAACAGAAGTCCTCGACGATGGATTGTAGAAGAATACCCTACCATTTCCTGTCCAAACCACACACCTGAGGAAAAAGCATCAATTTGTGAAATGTTCTTAGTGAAATTAACGCAAGTATTACCATGGTGTGCCTGGTACGGGGGTACTGGATACGGGTCTGGATTTATCTTGAGCCTTTTCCTGTTTTGCCTTTTCCTCCtcttccttcttcttcttcgctTCCTCCTGCAATTTTTTCAGCTTCCCCTCTTCCTTTTCAGCTTCCTTCTCTGCATCTCCATTACCTTGAGCCTGCAGCTTTGGCTTACCTGTATCTCCCAATCCGTCTCCAGGTCTGGTTGAGATCCCCTGAGCAGCTGCTAGATTGGCCGCTAGAAGCAAGGATTGGTTGACAAAATTTTCAGTGCTCAAGTAAAATACACCGCCAttcaagaattcaaaattcaagTAAGAGTTAAAAAATGCTCGCAAATTTTATTTCGGTTTTTTGACCTAGATGAAATAAATACGGTATCTCAAGAAAaacatatgaatttttttttatgtcaaCTCTTATTTTTTAAAgcagaaaaagaaaaattccTGGCGAGCAAAAATGTTTTAAAAATTGCAATGAATTGAGAATGAAATCTAGAATGGCTGGATCTATTTTGACTAAAAACGATATTAGCAGATATTAATTATTAGATTCACTCTGTGACGAAGGCATTACTATTTTGCTTAAAATGG includes the following:
- the LOC123314955 gene encoding aldo-keto reductase family 1 member B1-like, translating into MSATTVNFNNGQKCPILGLGTWKSQPGAVTQAVIDAIDIGYRHIDCAHIYGNEKEVGLGLKNRIDAGVIKREDVFITSKLWNNSHRADCVEPALKKTLSNLGLEYLDLYLIHWPFGHKEDGDEWPRDADGKLLFSDVDYVETWKAMEAVNKKGLTKSIGVSNFNEDQLNRLLESTSVVPQTNQMECHPYLNQKKLSAFCKSKGITITAYSPLGSPDRPWAKPEEPLLLDDPKIREIADKYNKTPAQIVLRYQIQQGHIVIPKSVTKSRIRENFGVWDFQLKDEDLKLIDTFDCNGRICPFEEAKGHKYYPF
- the LOC123314949 gene encoding transcription elongation regulator 1-like isoform X2 encodes the protein MAENENSMEFEEGDVDGLPTEEFQDEESFDNDIDINQEFPPRNRGRGGFRSQPPRSWSGPGPRGEGPPRFRGRGFGPGGPPFRGRNHPMFSRGPPPRNPPPNSFGPMSFNGPSWGPGGPPPNGPTPGNQGPLSGPPPLLTSNGPQFTAPPMIPNSTTAPPGTVSTTTSQPPPTFGQVNQNQFPASQALQTDQPAPEIWVETKTAEGKSYFYNARTRETTWNKPEGANIKIISQDQVEAMAQAATVTGIPQNTSTAAQAALAQASISNKPEAIENEDKQQELKVAAPGTTPLAMTNVLTGPPPGLPPFGAPPGQFVPPFGLPPPGLHGAWPGGAPAPWAMGGPPPWGLPPGLPLLGKVDPELIAKAAEWSEHKAPDGRLYYYNAKKGESVWEKPQPLKDLETANLAAAQGISTRPGDGLGDTGKPKLQAQGNGDAEKEAEKEEGKLKKLQEEAKKKKEEEEKAKQEKAQDKSRPVSSTPVPGTPWCVVWTGNGRVFFYNPSSRTSVWERPEELLKRTDVDKMVSEPPDILTGANTATNKVDVKSPGKTKRESDESDSEQEEENVPKRKKLDESPDVQEVNGTAQPPGKKIDIGKEAAIEAEVRAAKERAVIPLETRMKLFKEMLSEKQVSAFSTWEKELHKIVFDSRYLLLTSKERKQVFEKYVKERAEEERREKRNKLREKKEAYRRLLQESHLHGKSSFSDFAQKYAKEERFKGVEKMRERESLFNEYLIEVRKREKEEKNQKREQVKKDFFVLLREHSDIDRHSYWGDVKRKLDSDARYKAVESSGQREDWFREYCKMLKEEKKKAKEKDREHKREKEKHKKKDKDKEREKDRHKDKEDKGKDKDKHKKDKDVTDDVKIEEHESIEVEDSEKEKDKDKQARVEASLREREKEVQRTLANHMRDRDKEREHHKREEAIQHFNALLADLVRDPELSWREVKRILRKDHRWDLADSLGREEKEKLFNEHIDQLLKKKREKFRELLDETPDLTLTSTWKEIKKKIRDDPRYSKFASSERCEREYKDYLKDKLVTAKAHFKELLQETKLITHKSLQTLRENQGHMQEIEDILMNDKRYLVLDHIPEERTQLILNYLEELDRRGPPPPPTASEPNRRSLK
- the LOC123314949 gene encoding transcription elongation regulator 1-like isoform X1 → MAENENSMEFEEGDVDGLPTEEFQDEESFDNDIDINQEFPPRNRGRGGFRRSQPPRSWSGPGPRGEGPPRFRGRGFGPGGPPFRGRNHPMFSRGPPPRNPPPNSFGPMSFNGPSWGPGGPPPNGPTPGNQGPLSGPPPLLTSNGPQFTAPPMIPNSTTAPPGTVSTTTSQPPPTFGQVNQNQFPASQALQTDQPAPEIWVETKTAEGKSYFYNARTRETTWNKPEGANIKIISQDQVEAMAQAATVTGIPQNTSTAAQAALAQASISNKPEAIENEDKQQELKVAAPGTTPLAMTNVLTGPPPGLPPFGAPPGQFVPPFGLPPPGLHGAWPGGAPAPWAMGGPPPWGLPPGLPLLGKVDPELIAKAAEWSEHKAPDGRLYYYNAKKGESVWEKPQPLKDLETANLAAAQGISTRPGDGLGDTGKPKLQAQGNGDAEKEAEKEEGKLKKLQEEAKKKKEEEEKAKQEKAQDKSRPVSSTPVPGTPWCVVWTGNGRVFFYNPSSRTSVWERPEELLKRTDVDKMVSEPPDILTGANTATNKVDVKSPGKTKRESDESDSEQEEENVPKRKKLDESPDVQEVNGTAQPPGKKIDIGKEAAIEAEVRAAKERAVIPLETRMKLFKEMLSEKQVSAFSTWEKELHKIVFDSRYLLLTSKERKQVFEKYVKERAEEERREKRNKLREKKEAYRRLLQESHLHGKSSFSDFAQKYAKEERFKGVEKMRERESLFNEYLIEVRKREKEEKNQKREQVKKDFFVLLREHSDIDRHSYWGDVKRKLDSDARYKAVESSGQREDWFREYCKMLKEEKKKAKEKDREHKREKEKHKKKDKDKEREKDRHKDKEDKGKDKDKHKKDKDVTDDVKIEEHESIEVEDSEKEKDKDKQARVEASLREREKEVQRTLANHMRDRDKEREHHKREEAIQHFNALLADLVRDPELSWREVKRILRKDHRWDLADSLGREEKEKLFNEHIDQLLKKKREKFRELLDETPDLTLTSTWKEIKKKIRDDPRYSKFASSERCEREYKDYLKDKLVTAKAHFKELLQETKLITHKSLQTLRENQGHMQEIEDILMNDKRYLVLDHIPEERTQLILNYLEELDRRGPPPPPTASEPNRRSLK